Proteins from one Polymorphobacter megasporae genomic window:
- a CDS encoding DsbC family protein, with protein MNRTSIGRFVRSPAVVFGGVLAGAAAIGLVSGVVPALAAGRVDISLRAALAKRLPRTKITAVDCNKLTGLCEVSAGNTLFYTDKNARYLVIGRVYDMETRTDLTAAKLLELNPDTLLGAAAHNDPATGEGGIRAAPSKVALSELPAAGAIRWGPATGPKVVVFTDFHCPYCMKLSESLGAISARVEERPISVLGTRALSDKVYCAKNQVAALHGAYRHEEPETDTAKCDVSGLDANEAFAKRHMFSGTPIVVRADGAVIEGFRPAAELAAWLKGGAA; from the coding sequence GTGAACCGTACATCGATTGGGCGGTTCGTCCGCTCGCCGGCAGTCGTCTTTGGTGGTGTCCTCGCGGGCGCGGCCGCGATCGGATTGGTCAGCGGCGTAGTTCCGGCGCTGGCGGCGGGACGGGTCGATATTTCATTGCGCGCCGCGCTCGCCAAGCGTTTGCCGCGGACCAAGATAACTGCGGTCGACTGCAACAAGCTGACGGGTCTGTGTGAGGTTAGCGCTGGCAACACGCTGTTCTACACCGACAAAAACGCCCGCTATCTCGTCATCGGTCGCGTCTACGATATGGAGACGCGGACCGACCTGACCGCGGCGAAGCTCCTCGAACTTAACCCCGACACGCTGCTCGGCGCAGCGGCGCACAACGACCCTGCAACCGGCGAAGGCGGCATTCGCGCTGCGCCGTCCAAGGTTGCGCTGTCCGAACTTCCCGCAGCCGGTGCGATCCGGTGGGGTCCCGCGACCGGCCCCAAGGTCGTCGTCTTCACCGACTTCCACTGCCCGTATTGCATGAAGCTGTCGGAAAGCCTCGGCGCGATCAGCGCGCGTGTCGAAGAGCGGCCGATTTCGGTCCTTGGCACGCGCGCGCTGAGCGACAAGGTCTACTGCGCCAAGAACCAGGTCGCCGCGCTCCACGGCGCGTATCGTCACGAAGAGCCGGAGACCGACACCGCGAAGTGCGACGTCTCGGGCCTCGATGCCAACGAGGCGTTCGCCAAGCGGCACATGTTCTCGGGCACGCCGATCGTCGTCCGCGCCGACGGCGCTGTGATCGAGGGCTTTCGTCCGGCGGCCGAGCTCGCCGCGTGGCTCAAGGGCGGCGCGGCATGA
- the traC gene encoding type IV secretion system protein TraC has protein sequence MSIFSKIAGAAFGDRAEPDAERPVIGLDMLSSFLPYRSYDAKDGIFLNSRSNGFAIEIPPFVGSDERTGEVLAQFFQEAMPQGADVQVLSWSSPRIARNIGAWFFPRYESGAFYRRMARHRAKHFFNGVWTSLSVDAPFHLRNHRVIISVSVDHKSKSSREELVQCRDGLVSVLRSLEANATILDPVALIALVDDLTSPTTASEDEAVDYNALDPIAEQAVRRDIEIHVHEDRLMLRTERIRPTGENDDGVAEIGEVYPDTFDIRHFGVRNFPQRWAPWECARLIGDLFSDKLRLPCPTATVLCLRYPDETKSSGKSGFKVMRTTSLAESRGAKYMPKIREQSAEWKHVQDQLGEGRKIVRLHYGITTYSVADEGDTNERTLKSIYRSAGWDLMDERFLQIQGLLSALPMTLGDGLGDDMERLKRFKTMLTSTAANMAPMQGEYLGGPIAHLLLVGRRGQPFFWSPFENGAGNHNVTIMGKSGSGKSVLLQEVCAALCGAGAKIVVIDDGRSFMNSVKLQGGAFIEFTMSSGFCLNPFSMIDAERIAIDEDYKLDCLAMLKAIVGQMCRFIDKLNDTERGLIDAAVNHVWDTLGNTGSVHDVAQALADAKNRDAKNLSLAMSPFCKGGTYGGFFVGQSTLKLEADFTVFELSDLSTREELRAVVLTTIMFMTTQMMTRTPRSVKKMLLIDEAWQMLKGGSTADFVEAYARTCRKYGGALCTATQSVNDYYKSPGAQAALENSDWMLVLQQKPETIADFKRHDRLEMDAATETMIRSLKRNGSEYSEVFIKGPEMRALGRLVLDPFSATAYSSSPATYARIEALMARGMTVDAAVEAVAFPEQEVPYAIAAE, from the coding sequence ATGAGCATTTTCAGCAAGATCGCCGGTGCGGCCTTTGGCGACCGCGCCGAGCCCGACGCCGAGCGTCCCGTCATCGGTCTCGACATGCTGTCGAGCTTTCTGCCGTACCGGTCGTACGATGCGAAGGACGGGATTTTCCTTAACTCGCGCTCGAACGGCTTCGCGATCGAGATCCCGCCGTTTGTCGGCTCGGACGAGCGCACCGGCGAGGTACTGGCGCAGTTCTTCCAGGAGGCGATGCCACAGGGGGCCGACGTCCAAGTCCTGTCGTGGTCGAGCCCGCGCATCGCCCGCAACATCGGTGCGTGGTTCTTCCCGCGATACGAGTCCGGGGCGTTCTACCGGCGCATGGCGCGGCACCGCGCCAAGCACTTCTTCAACGGCGTCTGGACGTCGCTGTCGGTCGACGCGCCGTTCCATCTCAGAAACCATCGCGTCATCATCTCGGTGTCGGTCGACCATAAATCGAAGTCGTCCCGCGAGGAGCTGGTTCAGTGCCGTGACGGGCTTGTCAGCGTGCTGCGTTCGCTCGAGGCGAACGCGACGATCCTCGACCCGGTCGCGCTGATCGCGCTGGTCGACGATCTGACCTCACCGACGACGGCGAGCGAGGACGAGGCGGTCGACTATAACGCACTCGACCCGATCGCCGAGCAGGCAGTCCGCCGCGACATCGAGATCCATGTACACGAGGACCGGCTGATGCTGCGGACCGAGCGGATTCGGCCGACGGGCGAGAATGATGACGGCGTCGCCGAGATCGGTGAGGTCTATCCCGACACCTTCGACATTCGCCACTTCGGCGTGCGCAACTTCCCTCAGCGTTGGGCACCATGGGAGTGTGCCCGGCTGATCGGCGACCTGTTCTCCGACAAGCTGCGGCTGCCGTGTCCGACCGCGACTGTGCTGTGCCTGCGTTACCCCGATGAGACCAAGTCGAGCGGCAAGTCCGGGTTCAAGGTCATGCGGACGACGAGCCTCGCCGAGAGCCGTGGCGCAAAATACATGCCGAAGATCCGCGAGCAGTCGGCCGAGTGGAAGCACGTACAGGACCAGCTCGGCGAGGGCCGCAAGATCGTCCGGCTGCACTACGGGATCACGACTTATTCGGTCGCCGACGAGGGTGACACTAACGAGCGGACGCTGAAGTCGATCTACCGATCTGCCGGCTGGGACCTGATGGACGAGCGGTTCCTGCAAATCCAAGGTCTGCTGTCCGCGCTGCCGATGACGCTCGGCGACGGGCTCGGTGACGACATGGAGCGCCTCAAGCGGTTCAAGACGATGCTGACCTCGACCGCGGCCAACATGGCGCCGATGCAGGGTGAGTATCTCGGCGGGCCGATCGCGCACCTGCTCCTCGTCGGTAGGCGGGGTCAGCCGTTTTTCTGGTCGCCGTTCGAGAACGGCGCGGGCAACCACAACGTCACGATCATGGGCAAGTCGGGCTCGGGCAAGTCGGTGCTGCTCCAGGAGGTCTGCGCCGCGCTGTGCGGGGCAGGGGCCAAGATCGTCGTCATCGACGACGGCCGAAGCTTCATGAACTCGGTCAAGCTGCAGGGCGGGGCCTTCATCGAGTTTACGATGTCGTCGGGGTTCTGCCTCAACCCCTTCTCGATGATCGACGCCGAGCGGATCGCCATCGACGAGGACTATAAGCTCGACTGCCTGGCGATGCTCAAGGCGATCGTCGGCCAGATGTGCCGGTTCATCGACAAGCTCAACGACACCGAGCGCGGCTTGATCGACGCCGCAGTCAACCATGTCTGGGACACCCTCGGCAACACAGGATCGGTCCACGACGTCGCCCAGGCGCTCGCTGACGCCAAGAACCGCGATGCCAAGAACCTGTCGTTGGCGATGAGCCCGTTCTGCAAAGGGGGCACTTACGGCGGGTTCTTTGTCGGGCAGTCGACTTTGAAGCTCGAAGCCGATTTCACTGTGTTCGAGCTGAGTGACCTGTCGACGCGTGAGGAGCTGCGCGCCGTCGTCCTGACGACGATCATGTTCATGACGACCCAGATGATGACGCGCACGCCGCGCAGCGTGAAGAAGATGCTGCTGATCGACGAGGCGTGGCAGATGCTCAAGGGCGGCAGCACCGCCGATTTCGTCGAGGCGTACGCCCGGACCTGCCGCAAATATGGCGGCGCGCTGTGCACCGCGACCCAGTCGGTCAACGACTATTACAAGTCGCCCGGCGCGCAGGCCGCGCTCGAAAACTCGGACTGGATGCTCGTCCTCCAGCAGAAGCCCGAGACGATCGCCGACTTCAAGAGGCACGATCGCCTCGAGATGGACGCGGCCACCGAGACGATGATCCGGAGCCTCAAGCGTAACGGCTCGGAGTATTCCGAAGTGTTCATCAAAGGTCCGGAGATGAGGGCGCTGGGTCGCCTCGTCCTCGATCCGTTCTCGGCCACGGCGTATTCCAGCTCTCCCGCCACGTACGCGAGAATCGAAGCGCTGATGGCGCGCGGGATGACCGTCGACGCCGCGGTCGAGGCCGTCGCCTTCCCCGAACAGGAGGTTCCCTATGCAATCGCAGCCGAATGA
- a CDS encoding TrbI F-type domain-containing protein produces MSAADSLYLPGSDGSRDGEPVAVGDTPIAPVALQDRTFAGLPIPTLILAAIVLLLGLLSAWQTREILALRSHRMVSVSLATIVRDFIATEAHNGGTPETSAMRTKLYLAATQASIRELTEQGTTVLVSEAVAGNSVPDVTPALKANIDAKLKAVQISAAGR; encoded by the coding sequence ATGAGCGCCGCTGATTCTCTGTACCTGCCGGGGTCCGACGGCTCGCGCGATGGCGAGCCGGTCGCGGTGGGTGATACGCCGATAGCACCGGTCGCACTCCAGGACCGTACGTTCGCCGGGTTGCCCATTCCGACGCTGATCCTCGCGGCGATCGTGTTGCTGCTCGGCCTGTTGTCGGCGTGGCAGACCCGCGAGATCCTCGCGTTGCGCTCGCATCGCATGGTCTCGGTCAGCCTCGCGACCATCGTTCGCGATTTCATCGCCACCGAGGCGCACAACGGCGGGACACCTGAGACCTCGGCAATGCGGACCAAGCTCTATCTGGCGGCGACCCAGGCGTCGATCCGTGAGCTGACCGAGCAGGGCACGACCGTGCTGGTATCCGAAGCCGTCGCCGGCAACTCAGTCCCCGACGTTACGCCGGCGCTCAAGGCGAACATCGATGCCAAGCTGAAGGCCGTCCAGATCTCGGCGGCGGGGAGGTAG
- a CDS encoding S26 family signal peptidase, producing the protein MPADKIIGGSSASVATDRERFWTGKRKRFYATITGAGLIYAAASSLSDWRDTHTILINTTTSLPNWAFVLDKSHEPVRGALVFFDPPPSALMTAHFGAHPSAFGKRVYGVAGDVVTRVGRTFFVNGHPVSVAKATSTRGEPLALGPTGVIPRGCFYVGSGHKDGFDSRYAAIGWICMNRVFGTGTAIL; encoded by the coding sequence ATGCCCGCTGACAAGATCATTGGTGGCTCGTCCGCCAGCGTGGCGACCGACAGGGAACGGTTCTGGACTGGCAAGCGCAAGCGCTTCTATGCGACGATCACCGGCGCCGGGCTGATCTATGCCGCCGCGAGCAGCCTGTCGGACTGGCGCGACACCCATACCATTCTCATCAATACGACGACGTCGCTGCCGAACTGGGCGTTCGTCCTCGACAAAAGCCACGAGCCCGTACGCGGTGCGCTGGTCTTCTTCGACCCACCGCCGTCGGCGCTGATGACCGCGCACTTCGGGGCGCACCCGTCGGCGTTCGGCAAGCGCGTCTACGGCGTCGCCGGCGATGTCGTCACCCGCGTCGGCCGGACCTTCTTTGTCAACGGCCACCCTGTTTCGGTGGCGAAAGCGACCTCGACGCGCGGCGAGCCGCTGGCGCTGGGACCGACCGGCGTCATCCCGCGCGGCTGCTTCTACGTCGGTTCGGGCCACAAGGACGGCTTCGACAGCCGCTACGCCGCGATCGGCTGGATCTGCATGAACCGCGTGTTCGGCACCGGGACTGCGATCCTGTGA
- the traW gene encoding type-F conjugative transfer system protein TraW has protein sequence MAASTVAARDYGQLGTTTPVIEPDLLAAIEARLLAAQASGKIAAMNKTLAARTEAKVKRPPPVEGLSPTTAVRSWTYDPTITVGSDIFDHRGNLIIPKGRKVNPLDTVSLRQSLVFIDADDAAQLRWAIKSTTVTNAKLILTGGSPFTVMKAEQRRVFFDQGGKLIAKFGIRHTPAVVEQAGHVLKVTEVVPPRAARREAAL, from the coding sequence TTGGCTGCAAGCACGGTTGCCGCGCGCGACTACGGCCAGCTCGGCACGACCACACCGGTCATCGAGCCCGACCTTCTCGCCGCGATCGAGGCGCGTCTGCTCGCGGCGCAGGCCTCGGGCAAGATCGCCGCGATGAACAAGACGCTCGCCGCGCGGACCGAGGCCAAGGTCAAGCGGCCGCCGCCGGTTGAGGGCCTGTCGCCGACGACAGCGGTGCGGTCGTGGACCTATGACCCGACGATCACCGTCGGCAGCGACATCTTCGACCATCGCGGCAACCTGATCATTCCCAAGGGCCGCAAGGTCAACCCGCTCGACACCGTCTCGCTGCGTCAGAGCCTCGTGTTCATCGATGCCGACGACGCGGCGCAGCTGCGCTGGGCAATCAAGTCGACGACGGTCACCAATGCCAAGTTGATCCTCACCGGCGGGTCGCCGTTCACGGTGATGAAGGCAGAGCAGCGCCGAGTGTTTTTCGACCAGGGCGGCAAACTGATCGCGAAGTTCGGCATTCGCCACACGCCGGCGGTGGTCGAGCAGGCCGGACATGTTCTCAAGGTGACCGAGGTCGTGCCGCCTCGCGCTGCCCGTCGGGAGGCCGCGCTATGA
- the traU gene encoding conjugal transfer pilus assembly protein TraU: MAAFGLGAAPPVAAAPGVCTGHFVNPITDICWGCLFPLSVGGLSIWPSSNVDTSNPALPVCACATPIPRIGIAMGFWEPVRLADVSMKPWCFVNLGGLKLDPGLDIGFKTMAGPSAVGGDQQNNGSWHIHWYMYPLIYWLELIGDWICLEKGSIDILYLTEIDPLWQDSELTLIINPEAVIFSNPLAVAACAADCVLASTHLPNDALFWCAGCQGTMYPLNGNNSAQYGHVQGSRLALERFAFKLHREAIAWGTSGGAALCGPYVMPIMQKSQYRFQMTNPVPSTFGPGTCPPIGATTAVGSGQMLPVIGEDMGYLVWRKRNCCVL; this comes from the coding sequence ATGGCCGCGTTCGGCCTTGGCGCGGCACCGCCGGTCGCAGCCGCCCCCGGCGTCTGCACCGGCCACTTCGTCAACCCGATCACCGACATCTGCTGGGGCTGCCTGTTCCCGTTGTCGGTGGGGGGCTTGTCGATCTGGCCGTCGTCGAACGTCGACACGTCGAACCCGGCGCTGCCGGTGTGCGCGTGCGCCACCCCGATCCCCCGGATCGGTATCGCCATGGGGTTTTGGGAGCCGGTTAGGCTTGCTGACGTCTCGATGAAGCCGTGGTGCTTCGTCAACCTCGGCGGCCTCAAGCTCGATCCCGGGTTGGACATCGGGTTCAAGACGATGGCGGGACCCAGCGCGGTCGGCGGCGACCAGCAGAACAATGGCAGCTGGCACATCCACTGGTACATGTACCCGCTGATCTACTGGCTCGAGCTGATCGGCGACTGGATCTGCCTCGAGAAGGGCTCGATCGACATCCTCTACCTGACCGAGATCGACCCGCTGTGGCAGGACAGCGAGCTGACGCTCATCATCAATCCCGAAGCGGTGATCTTCTCGAACCCGCTCGCGGTTGCCGCCTGCGCCGCCGATTGCGTGCTCGCATCGACCCATCTCCCCAATGACGCGCTGTTCTGGTGCGCCGGGTGCCAGGGGACGATGTACCCGCTCAACGGCAATAACTCGGCGCAATACGGCCACGTCCAGGGCAGCCGCCTCGCGCTCGAGCGGTTCGCGTTCAAGCTGCACCGTGAAGCGATCGCGTGGGGCACGTCGGGTGGGGCGGCGCTGTGCGGCCCGTACGTCATGCCGATCATGCAGAAGTCGCAGTACCGCTTCCAGATGACAAACCCGGTGCCGTCGACGTTCGGCCCGGGGACCTGTCCGCCGATCGGCGCGACGACCGCGGTCGGCTCGGGTCAGATGCTACCCGTCATCGGCGAGGACATGGGCTATCTCGTCTGGCGCAAACGCAATTGCTGCGTGCTGTGA
- the trbC gene encoding type-F conjugative transfer system pilin assembly protein TrbC yields the protein MRLLLPALLVLAVDVIVVPWLAPIHAQVVEGVDVGAARARAKAQSHDLEAFSAEVGKRGEALRQEALDMRTSAQANRARIGSVKTGGAKGVFDFDAMIAGADASAAGSKTERPKLIVFASLSMPVPSLKTLCRDVTKAGGVVVFRGFKNGSVKDFMTGLAPAFDKGQKIDGVGIDPRLFRAFDVQAVPTYVVTAGDVEPCDGFHCTTTLPAYDRVAGNVTTDYALSTIAGGRGPGSAAAKVYLTRLRRGGQG from the coding sequence TTGCGCCTCCTCCTCCCCGCGCTTCTCGTGCTGGCGGTCGACGTCATCGTCGTGCCGTGGCTCGCGCCGATCCACGCGCAGGTTGTCGAAGGCGTCGATGTCGGCGCGGCGCGGGCGCGCGCCAAGGCGCAGTCGCACGACCTCGAAGCGTTCTCGGCCGAGGTCGGCAAGCGCGGCGAAGCGCTTCGTCAGGAAGCCCTCGATATGCGCACTAGCGCGCAAGCGAACCGGGCGCGTATCGGCTCGGTCAAGACGGGTGGCGCGAAGGGTGTTTTCGACTTCGATGCGATGATCGCCGGAGCTGATGCCTCCGCCGCGGGGTCGAAGACTGAGCGCCCCAAGCTGATCGTGTTCGCCTCGCTGTCGATGCCGGTGCCCTCACTCAAGACGCTGTGCCGCGATGTCACCAAGGCAGGCGGTGTCGTGGTCTTTCGCGGCTTCAAGAACGGGTCGGTCAAGGATTTCATGACCGGTCTCGCGCCCGCGTTCGACAAGGGGCAGAAGATCGACGGCGTCGGCATCGACCCACGACTGTTCCGCGCGTTCGATGTTCAGGCGGTGCCGACCTATGTCGTGACCGCCGGCGACGTCGAGCCGTGCGACGGGTTTCACTGCACAACGACGTTGCCCGCGTACGATCGCGTCGCTGGCAACGTCACCACCGACTATGCGCTGTCGACGATCGCCGGTGGGCGCGGTCCCGGATCGGCGGCGGCTAAGGTCTATCTTACGCGGCTTCGGCGCGGAGGGCAGGGGTGA
- a CDS encoding DUF2726 domain-containing protein, producing the protein MTPQLHAQLTAAGQAAAGGVWRVAGGYALLTCGIVVLLLLIRIAGLGAGRLWLSRIERKRLMTPAEVRFWHVLEIALPDQRIFAQVGMGALLKPVAGLSGKEWWSTFGRFSQKVVDFVVVDSAGEVIAIVELDDHSHVTAKDQARDALLACGGYPVVRFLPGDGRNPAVVRARLIAGAEPGPQRPARRHLEAVR; encoded by the coding sequence GTGACGCCGCAGTTGCATGCGCAGTTGACGGCTGCGGGCCAAGCGGCTGCCGGAGGCGTGTGGCGCGTCGCCGGTGGGTATGCGCTGCTCACGTGCGGGATCGTGGTTTTGCTCCTGCTCATTCGCATTGCCGGTCTAGGAGCGGGAAGGCTGTGGCTGTCGCGCATCGAGCGGAAGCGTCTGATGACCCCCGCAGAGGTCCGGTTTTGGCACGTTCTCGAGATCGCGCTGCCCGACCAGCGCATCTTCGCCCAGGTCGGGATGGGGGCCTTGCTCAAGCCGGTTGCGGGTCTCTCAGGTAAGGAGTGGTGGTCGACGTTCGGCCGGTTCAGCCAGAAGGTCGTCGATTTTGTCGTCGTCGACAGTGCGGGCGAGGTCATCGCCATCGTCGAGCTCGACGATCATTCGCATGTGACCGCCAAGGATCAGGCGCGTGACGCGCTGCTCGCCTGCGGCGGCTATCCGGTCGTTCGATTCCTGCCCGGCGATGGGCGTAACCCGGCCGTTGTCCGCGCGAGGCTTATCGCGGGTGCGGAGCCGGGTCCGCAGCGACCGGCCCGCCGTCACCTCGAGGCGGTGCGATGA
- a CDS encoding conjugal transfer protein TraN, whose product MIGRRFIGLLVAAGIAFGGGVAIGQTAHDDGKAFGALLRPRAATNAKTTPTPSTIPGYVATTPPETSYYTSPSSLAPAAAAAAPGTTGYQVVTSSVASRAHFAPVDLDATVARGRTVAADPMTYVAGYGVAGAPGSCHPLPPSTPSGATYEVTCNTGYTIDPSVPHSCVIPVTPQFASTYRYECTDGDYRGNHTASCDPFYAAACSVTASRHGRCLEGAWPDCVEPGDPIYTMTCSAIVPGQTLLGSSTVYTGSVTDTSACATWAGDTTCTAAPDVCTDSDPVTRIVSGVSVTQPCWAWSRTYTCGGGLSTAPSNDCSSLPTGCVFEREDCLSPAGLPCTTTDRVYKCPVPPGPADKTQFICDGDVYCLNGSCDTIVRTPNTDFANAAVALNAASQAGKEFNPADLTLFKGSRQTCQKAIFGLINCCVPRGLPLLGGCNAADAALKIQQDKGLCSLVGSYCSSHTLFGICLQKKEAHCCYLSKISRILQEQGRVQIGKPYGDPSKETCPGFTMDEFQRLDLSRMDFSEIYADFTDAAVLPDELATTTSMQTKITDYFATHH is encoded by the coding sequence ATGATCGGGCGTCGCTTCATCGGTCTGCTCGTCGCCGCGGGTATCGCGTTCGGTGGCGGCGTCGCGATCGGTCAGACCGCACACGATGACGGCAAGGCGTTCGGGGCGCTGCTTCGCCCGCGCGCCGCGACCAATGCCAAGACGACGCCGACGCCGTCGACCATCCCCGGCTATGTCGCCACAACGCCGCCCGAGACGAGCTACTACACGTCGCCGAGCAGCCTCGCCCCCGCTGCCGCGGCTGCGGCACCGGGGACGACCGGTTATCAGGTCGTGACCTCGTCGGTCGCCAGTCGAGCGCATTTTGCGCCGGTCGATCTCGACGCGACGGTCGCGCGGGGCAGGACTGTTGCTGCCGATCCGATGACGTATGTCGCTGGCTACGGTGTCGCCGGAGCGCCGGGATCGTGTCATCCGCTGCCGCCGAGCACGCCCTCGGGCGCGACCTATGAGGTGACGTGCAACACCGGCTACACGATCGACCCATCGGTGCCGCATTCGTGCGTCATTCCGGTGACGCCGCAGTTCGCGTCGACCTATCGCTACGAGTGCACTGACGGCGATTATCGCGGTAATCACACCGCGAGCTGCGACCCGTTCTACGCCGCCGCCTGTAGTGTGACGGCATCGCGGCATGGCCGGTGCCTCGAGGGTGCGTGGCCCGATTGCGTCGAGCCCGGTGATCCGATCTACACGATGACGTGTTCGGCGATCGTTCCCGGGCAGACCCTGCTCGGCTCGTCGACCGTCTATACCGGCTCGGTGACCGATACGAGCGCGTGCGCGACCTGGGCCGGCGACACGACGTGCACGGCCGCGCCCGACGTCTGCACCGACAGCGATCCCGTCACGCGTATCGTCAGCGGCGTATCGGTCACGCAACCGTGTTGGGCGTGGTCGCGGACCTATACCTGTGGCGGCGGCCTCTCGACTGCACCGAGCAACGACTGTTCGAGTCTGCCGACCGGCTGCGTGTTCGAGCGCGAAGACTGCCTGAGCCCAGCGGGCTTGCCGTGCACGACGACCGACCGGGTCTATAAATGCCCGGTGCCGCCGGGTCCGGCCGACAAGACCCAGTTCATCTGTGACGGCGACGTCTACTGCCTCAACGGGTCGTGCGACACGATCGTCCGGACGCCGAACACCGACTTTGCCAACGCCGCGGTCGCGCTCAATGCCGCGAGCCAGGCGGGCAAAGAATTTAACCCCGCCGACCTCACCCTGTTCAAGGGATCGCGGCAGACCTGCCAGAAGGCGATCTTCGGGTTGATTAACTGCTGTGTGCCGCGCGGCCTGCCGCTGCTCGGCGGCTGCAACGCGGCCGACGCCGCCTTGAAGATCCAGCAGGACAAGGGGCTGTGCAGCCTCGTCGGTAGCTATTGCTCGAGCCACACCCTGTTCGGGATCTGCCTGCAGAAGAAGGAGGCGCACTGCTGCTACCTGTCGAAGATCAGCCGCATCCTGCAGGAGCAGGGCCGCGTCCAGATCGGCAAGCCGTACGGCGATCCGTCGAAGGAGACATGTCCCGGGTTCACCATGGACGAGTTCCAGCGGCTCGACCTGTCGCGGATGGATTTTAGCGAGATCTACGCCGACTTCACCGACGCCGCCGTCCTGCCCGACGAGCTGGCGACGACGACGTCAATGCAGACCAAGATCACCGACTATTTCGCGACGCACCACTGA
- the traF gene encoding conjugal transfer protein TraF, translated as MGNPVNRGRALLACIATLMTIAAPIAPAIAADGAMIEDPANGSNFYCAERKLGTWFYCTKPKAKPVDPAVAPPPAAPAETATERLDKVTAELRELKAKAILEPSTENITAYVQFQREQLDRASMFSDVWQRAVWQNPELDYTLQRPVGTVAKAAWLNDRKVDRDQAINHLGERYGIFYFFAQSCGACEIFSPILKSVTDSHGLHVMAISTDGGPSDVFTHYSVDSGQRERMGLTSKATPAVVLFDTVTHRAVPIGYGVIAADELMDRIYTLTQTKPGSDY; from the coding sequence ATGGGTAACCCTGTGAACCGCGGGCGCGCGCTGCTCGCCTGCATTGCGACGCTGATGACGATCGCTGCGCCGATCGCGCCGGCGATCGCGGCGGACGGTGCCATGATCGAGGACCCGGCCAACGGCAGCAATTTCTATTGTGCCGAGCGCAAACTCGGCACCTGGTTCTATTGCACCAAGCCGAAGGCCAAGCCGGTCGATCCTGCGGTCGCGCCGCCCCCCGCAGCCCCGGCCGAGACTGCGACCGAGCGCCTCGACAAGGTCACCGCCGAGCTGCGCGAACTGAAGGCGAAGGCGATCCTCGAGCCGTCGACCGAGAACATCACCGCCTATGTCCAGTTTCAGCGTGAGCAGCTCGACCGCGCCAGCATGTTCTCCGACGTCTGGCAGCGCGCCGTGTGGCAGAACCCCGAGCTCGACTACACGCTCCAGCGCCCGGTCGGGACCGTCGCCAAGGCGGCGTGGCTCAATGACCGGAAGGTCGACCGCGACCAGGCGATCAACCATCTCGGCGAGCGCTACGGCATCTTCTACTTCTTCGCCCAGTCGTGCGGCGCGTGCGAGATCTTCTCGCCGATTTTGAAGTCGGTCACCGACAGCCATGGTCTGCACGTCATGGCGATCTCGACCGACGGCGGACCGTCCGACGTGTTCACCCATTATTCGGTCGACAGCGGCCAGCGCGAGCGCATGGGCCTGACGTCGAAGGCGACGCCGGCGGTGGTCCTGTTCGACACCGTCACGCATCGCGCGGTGCCGATCGGTTACGGCGTCATAGCCGCCGACGAGCTGATGGACCGGATCTACACGCTTACCCAGACGAAGCCCGGCAGTGATTACTGA